Proteins encoded together in one Quercus lobata isolate SW786 chromosome 3, ValleyOak3.0 Primary Assembly, whole genome shotgun sequence window:
- the LOC115982336 gene encoding uncharacterized protein LOC115982336, producing MKNKASVIIKQIMAALSSIAKAKSIAIKNKTSAFKARLIMFSLLKQKKVIMDSLSHKIHRLLGQNDKENNDEIGEQSMAIVLYNAMRNKSQASSSHTQLIEKAEADDDDDDDDKYPDLRHSLFDEEDLEFEDQGGSIIDLVRNAREEGENFNLEDEIDHVADLFILRFHKQMRMQKLDSFKRYQEMLERSL from the coding sequence atgaagaacaagGCTTCTGTTATCATCAAACAGATTATGGCTGCGTTGAGTTCTATAGCTAAAGCCAAGTCAATAGCTATCAAGAACAAAACAAGCGCATTCAAAGCTCGCCTTATAATGTTCTCCTTGTTGAAGCAAAAGAAGGTTATAATGGATTCACTCTCCCACAAGATCCATAGACTTCTTGGACAGAATGACAAAGAAAACAACGACGAGATAGGTGAGCAAAGCATGGCCATAGTTCTCTACAACGCCATGAGAAACAAGTCGCAAGCGAGCTCGAGTCACACCCAGCTGATCGAGAAGGCCGAggctgatgatgatgatgacgatgatgataaGTACCCAGATCTCAGGCACTCGTTGTTTGATGAAGAGGATCTCGAGTTTGAGGATCAGGGTGGGTCCATTATTGATCTGGTAAGGAATGCCAGGGAGGAAGGTGAGAATTTTAATCTGGAAGATGAGATCGATCATGTTGCGGACTTGTTCATTTTGAGGTTCCATAAACAGATGCGCATGCAAAAGCTGGACTCGTTCAAAAGGTACCAAGAGATGCTTGAGAGAAGTCTTTGA